In one Trichlorobacter lovleyi SZ genomic region, the following are encoded:
- the xerD gene encoding site-specific tyrosine recombinase XerD, translating into MNRFLDLFLAWLTVEKGLSANTRSAYAADLGRYLDYLERLQRDTPDSIQPSDIAEFLGKERERGLAPRSRARLLSAIRMLHRFLLIERYAVTNPSAIIEAPRPLKKLPTFLSMAEVDRLLGATHGSRSEDIRDRAMLELLYATGLRVSELVNLKQREVNLEIGYLMTIGKGNKERLIPIGAAACHRVADYLEQVRSKQDPEGLQPQLFLSRLGEAMTRQAFWNIIKKRALLAGVRTSISPHTLRHSFATHLLANGADLRSVQIMLGHADLSTTQIYTHVTRERLKQLHRELHPRG; encoded by the coding sequence ATGAACCGCTTTCTCGACCTGTTCCTGGCCTGGCTGACCGTGGAAAAAGGCCTGTCTGCCAACACCCGCAGTGCCTATGCCGCTGACCTGGGGCGCTACCTGGATTATCTGGAGCGGCTGCAGAGGGACACTCCGGACAGCATCCAGCCATCCGACATTGCCGAATTTCTTGGCAAAGAACGGGAACGGGGTCTGGCCCCCCGCAGTCGGGCCAGGCTGCTCTCCGCCATCAGGATGCTCCACCGCTTCCTCTTGATCGAACGTTATGCCGTCACCAACCCCTCAGCCATCATTGAAGCCCCCCGCCCCCTGAAAAAGCTGCCGACGTTCCTGAGCATGGCTGAGGTTGACAGGCTGTTGGGGGCAACGCACGGCAGCCGTTCCGAAGATATCCGCGACCGGGCCATGCTGGAACTGCTCTATGCCACCGGCCTGCGGGTTTCGGAGCTGGTAAACCTGAAACAGCGTGAAGTAAACCTGGAGATCGGCTATCTGATGACCATCGGCAAGGGCAACAAGGAACGGCTGATACCGATCGGCGCCGCCGCCTGCCACCGGGTGGCCGACTATCTGGAACAAGTGCGCAGCAAGCAGGACCCGGAAGGGCTCCAGCCTCAGCTCTTTCTCTCCCGCCTGGGCGAGGCCATGACCCGTCAGGCCTTCTGGAACATCATCAAAAAGCGTGCGCTGCTGGCCGGTGTCCGCACCAGCATCTCCCCCCACACCCTGCGCCACTCCTTTGCCACCCACCTGCTGGCGAACGGTGCCGACCTGCGCAGCGTCCAGATCATGCTGGGCCATGCCGACCTCTCCACCACCCAGATTTATACCCATGTCACCCGTGAGCGTCTGAAACAGCTGCATCGGGAACTGCACCCACGGGGATAG
- a CDS encoding MBL fold metallo-hydrolase translates to MKICSLASGSKGNCLFIETGGVRLLIDAGLSLKEITTRLTDSALDPESIHAVLVTHEHIDHIRSAGSFARRYKVPVLVSYATRQAAERYLQKTQLVEFETGYSFSFRNIMIDPFPVSHDCCDPVGFVLESREGRTGSATDLGIVTRLVREKLKGCRTLNLESNHDPEMLLNGPYPWNLKQRIKSRHGHLSNQESLELLHDLAHEGLEALVMAHLSEVNNHPDKVVETTTAFLRDQNCCAPQIVIGDQYQAGPVIEL, encoded by the coding sequence ATGAAAATCTGTTCACTGGCCAGCGGCAGCAAAGGGAACTGCCTCTTCATTGAGACAGGCGGTGTCCGTCTGCTGATTGATGCAGGTTTGTCACTGAAGGAGATCACAACCCGCCTGACAGACTCGGCACTAGACCCGGAGTCTATCCATGCTGTTCTGGTCACCCATGAACATATTGATCATATCCGCAGCGCCGGTTCCTTTGCACGACGCTACAAGGTACCGGTGCTGGTCAGCTACGCGACCCGTCAGGCAGCTGAACGCTATCTGCAGAAGACACAGCTGGTGGAGTTTGAAACCGGCTATTCCTTTAGCTTTCGTAATATCATGATTGATCCGTTTCCGGTATCCCATGACTGTTGTGATCCGGTCGGGTTTGTGCTTGAATCCCGCGAGGGGCGGACAGGATCGGCCACGGATCTGGGGATTGTCACCCGCCTGGTGCGGGAGAAGCTGAAGGGCTGCCGGACCCTGAACCTGGAATCGAACCATGACCCGGAAATGCTGTTGAACGGCCCATACCCCTGGAACCTGAAGCAGCGGATAAAATCACGCCATGGCCACCTCTCCAACCAGGAATCGCTGGAGCTGCTGCATGACCTGGCCCACGAAGGGCTTGAAGCGCTGGTGATGGCGCACCTCTCTGAGGTAAACAACCACCCGGACAAGGTGGTTGAGACAACAACGGCATTTTTACGGGACCAGAACTGTTGCGCACCGCAGATCGTGATCGGCGACCAGTACCAGGCCGGACCGGTAATAGAGCTATAG
- a CDS encoding IS5-like element ISGlo5 family transposase, producing MRGTDVQNEALFAYVTPESFVPKDHPLRAIRSMADQALSEMSPLFDSMYADSGRSSIAPEKLLKAQLLMILFSIRSNRQLVEQIRYNFLYRWFLGMGLDDEIWDHSSFTKNHERLIGSDVAAEFLSRILAQAERKRLLSREHFTVDGTLIEAWASIKSFKPKDGPPSAGGGKNKSVDFKGKQLKNDTHSSSTDPNARLYRKGNTKEAKLCYQGHTLMENRNGLIVKTSVTTATGTGEREAAKAMIRQLPRTTRRITVGADKGYDTEGFVKELRQINVTPHVAQNNTRRKSGIDGRTTAHPNYSISQRIRKRIEEGFGWMKTIGRLRKTMYRGIEKIAWQLDLHAAAYNLVRMKNLGLGVT from the coding sequence ATGCGCGGAACTGATGTCCAGAATGAAGCTCTTTTTGCCTATGTGACGCCTGAGTCATTTGTACCCAAGGATCATCCCCTGCGTGCTATTCGCAGTATGGCTGATCAGGCACTTTCCGAGATGAGCCCGCTCTTTGACAGCATGTATGCCGATTCCGGTCGTTCTTCCATTGCCCCGGAGAAGCTGCTGAAAGCACAACTGCTGATGATACTGTTCAGCATCCGCAGTAACCGGCAACTGGTAGAGCAGATCCGCTACAACTTCCTGTACCGCTGGTTCCTTGGCATGGGACTGGATGATGAAATCTGGGATCACTCCAGCTTCACTAAGAACCATGAACGGTTAATTGGCTCTGATGTGGCCGCAGAGTTTCTATCCCGTATCCTTGCTCAGGCAGAGCGCAAGCGTCTCCTGTCCCGAGAGCACTTCACCGTTGACGGCACCTTGATTGAGGCATGGGCCTCCATCAAGAGCTTCAAGCCCAAAGACGGTCCGCCATCTGCCGGTGGTGGCAAAAATAAATCAGTTGATTTCAAAGGCAAACAACTCAAAAACGACACTCATTCTTCCAGCACTGATCCAAACGCCAGACTGTACCGCAAGGGCAACACCAAAGAGGCCAAGCTCTGCTACCAGGGACACACCTTGATGGAGAATAGAAACGGTCTGATCGTCAAGACCAGCGTCACCACGGCAACCGGTACCGGAGAGCGTGAAGCCGCCAAGGCCATGATCAGACAATTGCCTCGTACTACCCGGCGTATCACCGTCGGTGCAGACAAAGGATACGACACCGAAGGCTTTGTCAAAGAGCTCAGGCAAATCAACGTCACGCCGCATGTGGCTCAGAACAACACCAGAAGGAAATCAGGCATTGATGGCAGAACCACCGCTCATCCGAATTACAGCATAAGCCAAAGGATCAGAAAACGGATCGAGGAAGGCTTTGGCTGGATGAAGACCATCGGCAGACTGAGAAAGACCATGTATCGAGGCATTGAGAAGATTGCCTGGCAGCTTGATCTCCATGCAGCGGCCTACAACCTGGTACGCATGAAAAACCTGGGGCTCGGTGTCACCTGA
- the purB gene encoding adenylosuccinate lyase: MIPRYTRKEMAQIWEPENRFRIWLEIETLACEAQAQLGVIPKEVVPVIREKGNFDIERIDAIEAEVKHDVIAFLTSVAEYVGPEARFIHQGMTSSDVLDTCLSVQLVQAADELLADLDMILESIKVRAYEHKDTVCMGRSHGIHAEPVTFGLKLATWYAEMDRNRTRLRAAREGIATGAISGAVGTFANINPFVEEYVCEKMGLKPEPVSTQVIPRDRHAEYFCALAIIASSMERIAIEVRHLQRTEVLEAEEQFTKGQKGSSAMPHKRNPILSENLTGQARYVRAQCIPALENVALWHERDISHSSVERYIGPDATVALDFSLRRLNGLIRNLVVYPENMLRNLNQMKGLVFSQKILLDLTQSGVSRENAYRLVQKNAMKVWEEGKDFQTELLADPEVVGALGETKIRESFDLSYHLKHVDTIFKRVFGA, encoded by the coding sequence ATGATTCCACGCTACACACGCAAAGAAATGGCCCAGATCTGGGAACCGGAAAACCGTTTCCGCATCTGGCTTGAAATTGAGACCCTGGCCTGCGAGGCCCAGGCCCAGCTTGGCGTCATCCCTAAAGAGGTTGTTCCTGTTATCCGCGAGAAGGGCAACTTTGACATTGAGCGGATCGATGCCATTGAGGCTGAAGTCAAGCATGACGTGATCGCCTTCCTGACCTCGGTGGCCGAGTATGTCGGCCCGGAGGCCCGTTTCATTCATCAGGGCATGACCTCCTCCGATGTGCTGGACACCTGCCTTTCCGTACAGCTGGTACAGGCTGCAGATGAACTGCTGGCTGATCTTGATATGATCCTTGAGTCGATCAAGGTGCGCGCCTATGAGCACAAAGATACGGTCTGCATGGGCCGTTCCCACGGCATCCACGCCGAGCCGGTCACCTTCGGCCTGAAACTGGCCACCTGGTATGCCGAGATGGACCGCAACCGGACGCGTCTGCGGGCAGCCCGGGAAGGGATCGCCACCGGCGCCATCTCCGGCGCAGTCGGTACCTTTGCCAACATCAACCCCTTTGTTGAAGAGTATGTCTGCGAAAAGATGGGGCTGAAGCCGGAACCGGTCTCCACCCAGGTGATTCCCCGCGACCGCCATGCCGAGTATTTCTGCGCCCTGGCCATCATCGCCTCCTCGATGGAGCGGATCGCCATTGAAGTCCGTCACCTGCAGCGCACCGAGGTGCTGGAGGCGGAAGAGCAGTTCACCAAGGGCCAGAAGGGCTCCTCGGCCATGCCCCACAAGCGCAACCCGATTCTGTCGGAAAACCTGACCGGTCAGGCCCGCTACGTCCGCGCCCAGTGCATTCCCGCCCTGGAAAACGTGGCGCTGTGGCATGAGCGTGACATCTCCCACTCCTCGGTTGAGCGCTACATCGGCCCGGATGCCACCGTGGCGCTGGATTTCTCGCTGCGCCGCCTGAACGGCCTGATCAGGAACCTGGTGGTCTATCCAGAGAATATGCTGCGCAACCTGAATCAGATGAAGGGGCTGGTCTTCTCCCAAAAGATCCTGCTGGACCTGACCCAATCGGGCGTATCCCGCGAGAATGCCTACCGCCTGGTACAAAAGAACGCCATGAAGGTCTGGGAAGAGGGCAAGGATTTCCAGACTGAACTGCTGGCCGACCCGGAGGTGGTGGGTGCCCTGGGCGAGACCAAGATCCGTGAATCCTTTGACCTCTCCTATCACCTGAAGCATGTCGACACCATCTTCAAGAGGGTCTTCGGTGCCTAG
- a CDS encoding mechanosensitive ion channel family protein, whose amino-acid sequence MPSLLEAFITSFVPSSSDTGSLFWAKRLLTALLVFGCFWLLAQAVCWIINRWGSKIASFTATDLDDRILKRVTPSISLLLTFLGIYYAFRTLPLHEKLFRLLSGGLFIANVVIVCILIYRVLHETLLWYAERQQDGEAGTFSRQMAPIIEKVTMLFIIGAALMVVLKHFNYDILSLVTALGIGSLAIGMAAKDTLAHVISGFTLMIDRPFRIGDRIQLSGGQVGDVQDIGLRSTKIKTLDNQLLIIPNSDLCNTMLTNQAFPDNRIKGRINVGVGYASDAERVKQQLVAIALEIDDVLKDPGPEAYFVSFGDSALNMSLFFWVEEYAKLFATTDKINSKILARFREQGIEIPFPIRTVTLKQEQGAHTP is encoded by the coding sequence GTGCCTAGTCTGCTGGAAGCGTTCATAACCTCCTTTGTGCCGTCAAGCAGTGACACAGGTTCTCTGTTCTGGGCCAAAAGGCTGCTGACGGCCCTGCTTGTCTTCGGCTGCTTCTGGCTTCTGGCTCAGGCGGTCTGCTGGATTATCAACCGCTGGGGCAGCAAGATCGCCTCGTTCACCGCAACGGATCTTGATGACCGGATCCTGAAGCGGGTCACCCCTTCCATCTCGCTGTTGCTGACCTTCCTGGGAATTTATTACGCCTTCCGGACACTGCCGCTGCATGAAAAGCTTTTCAGGCTGCTGTCAGGAGGTCTGTTCATCGCCAATGTGGTGATTGTCTGTATCCTGATTTACCGGGTGCTGCACGAGACCCTGCTCTGGTACGCAGAACGGCAGCAGGACGGCGAGGCCGGGACCTTCTCACGCCAGATGGCACCGATAATTGAAAAGGTGACCATGCTGTTTATCATCGGCGCGGCGCTGATGGTAGTGCTGAAGCACTTCAACTATGATATACTTTCACTGGTCACGGCCCTGGGGATCGGCTCACTGGCCATCGGTATGGCCGCCAAGGACACCTTGGCCCACGTCATCTCCGGTTTTACCCTGATGATCGACCGGCCGTTCAGGATCGGGGACCGGATCCAGCTGTCGGGCGGACAGGTGGGGGATGTACAGGATATCGGTCTGCGCTCCACCAAGATCAAGACCCTGGACAATCAGTTGCTGATCATCCCCAACTCGGATCTCTGCAACACCATGCTGACCAACCAGGCCTTTCCCGATAACCGGATCAAGGGACGGATCAATGTGGGGGTCGGCTACGCCAGTGATGCGGAGCGGGTCAAGCAACAGTTGGTCGCCATCGCCCTTGAGATTGATGATGTGCTGAAAGACCCGGGGCCGGAGGCGTATTTCGTTTCGTTCGGCGATTCGGCCCTGAATATGTCGCTCTTCTTCTGGGTTGAGGAGTATGCCAAACTGTTTGCCACCACTGACAAGATCAACTCAAAGATTCTTGCACGTTTCCGTGAACAGGGGATTGAGATTCCGTTCCCGATCAGGACCGTCACATTGAAACAGGAACAAGGTGCACACACCCCATAA
- the purL gene encoding phosphoribosylformylglycinamidine synthase subunit PurL → MSSRVEVALKDGVRDSRGERIKREIEHFLHLKVKQVRTIDVYTVDAALTREELEAAASGPFCDPVIQSYSVDLPQASGFDWAVEVGFRPGVTDNIGRTAGEAVSYLIQRPLADSEAVYSSVQYLLTGDLSNEQVEKIATGLLCNTLIQRYSIMSAADFMARRGFPVTVPKVTGETKGQVREIDLEVSDEELLRISKDGVLALTLEEMKIIQTHYRDPQVLAERSKQGLGSKPTDVELECLAQTWSEHCKHKIFAGTVQYEDENGNKQEIKSLFKSYIQRVTKEVRQNMGDKDFCLSVFKDNAGVITFDENNSLVFKVETHNSPSALDPYGGALTGIVGVNRDPFGTGQGSKLIFNTDVFCFADPFYDKPLPARLLHPRRIFEGVVEGVEHGGNKSGIPTVNGSIVFDERFAGKPLVFCGTAGMMPARVNGIPGHEKSIKPGDLIVMAGGRIGKDGIHGATFSSEELNENSPVTAVQIGDPITQKRMFDFLIRARDKGLYRFITDNGAGGLSSSIGEMAGECNGCRMDLAKAPLKYPGLNPWEILISEAQERMSMAVPPEKLDEFMAMSKRFGVESTVLGEFTDSGTFHIQYGEATVAWLPMEFMHEGLPPMQIPAKWQPPVTPEAPAQHKEDWTADLLGLLGQLNICSKESVVRRYDHEVQGGSVVKPFTGVTNDGPSDAAVVRPILDSYKGVVVSHGICPRYSDIDAYHMAANAIDEALRNYVAVGGNPEHWAGLDNFCWCDPVLSEKTPDGPYKMAQLVRANQALLDYCVPLNLPLISGKDSMKNDFYDGSTKISIPPTLLFSVIGTIPDIRNAVTMDFKRPGDIICLLGATKDELGGSEYLAMQGYTGNKVPKVDLASALARYKALHQAIMNGLVASCHDLSDGGLAVALAESSFSGGFGCRVELGNVHFEGDQRYRTDEVLLFSESASRLLVTVHPAQWSAFEEAMAGTTFSQIGQVADTDMVSIAGLEGKTVLHSSLKQLKEAWQATLREL, encoded by the coding sequence ATGTCGAGCAGAGTTGAAGTAGCCCTGAAAGACGGTGTGCGCGACTCCCGCGGTGAGCGGATCAAGCGCGAGATCGAACATTTTCTGCACCTGAAGGTGAAGCAGGTGCGTACCATCGATGTCTACACGGTGGATGCGGCACTTACACGGGAAGAGCTGGAAGCTGCAGCCAGCGGGCCGTTCTGTGACCCGGTCATCCAGAGCTACAGTGTAGACCTGCCCCAGGCCAGCGGCTTTGACTGGGCCGTGGAAGTGGGCTTCCGCCCCGGCGTAACCGACAATATCGGCCGGACCGCCGGTGAAGCGGTTTCCTACCTGATCCAGCGTCCTCTTGCAGACAGCGAGGCGGTCTATTCGTCGGTCCAGTACCTGCTCACGGGTGATCTGAGCAATGAGCAGGTGGAAAAGATCGCCACCGGCCTGTTGTGTAACACCCTGATCCAGCGTTACAGCATCATGTCCGCAGCTGACTTCATGGCCAGGCGAGGCTTCCCGGTTACGGTACCCAAGGTAACCGGTGAGACCAAAGGGCAGGTGCGGGAGATTGATCTGGAGGTCTCCGATGAGGAGCTGCTGCGGATCAGCAAGGATGGCGTACTGGCCCTGACCCTGGAGGAGATGAAGATCATCCAGACCCACTACCGTGATCCGCAGGTGCTGGCGGAGCGTTCTAAACAGGGACTGGGCAGTAAGCCGACCGATGTGGAGCTGGAATGCCTGGCCCAGACCTGGTCAGAGCACTGCAAGCACAAGATCTTTGCCGGTACCGTGCAGTACGAAGATGAAAACGGCAACAAGCAGGAGATCAAATCGCTGTTCAAGTCCTACATCCAGCGGGTCACCAAAGAGGTGCGCCAGAACATGGGTGACAAGGATTTCTGCCTGTCAGTCTTCAAGGACAACGCCGGGGTGATCACCTTTGACGAGAACAACTCGCTGGTCTTCAAGGTGGAGACCCACAACTCACCTTCCGCCCTTGATCCCTACGGCGGCGCCCTGACCGGCATCGTAGGGGTCAACCGCGATCCGTTCGGCACCGGCCAGGGTTCCAAGCTGATCTTCAACACCGATGTGTTCTGTTTTGCCGACCCGTTCTACGACAAGCCGCTGCCAGCACGGCTGCTGCATCCCCGCCGGATCTTTGAGGGAGTGGTGGAAGGGGTGGAGCATGGCGGCAACAAGTCCGGCATTCCCACCGTGAACGGCTCCATCGTGTTTGATGAGCGCTTTGCTGGCAAGCCGCTGGTATTCTGCGGTACTGCCGGGATGATGCCTGCACGGGTGAACGGTATTCCGGGCCATGAGAAGAGCATCAAGCCGGGGGATCTGATCGTGATGGCCGGTGGCCGGATCGGCAAGGACGGCATCCACGGCGCCACCTTCTCTTCCGAAGAACTGAACGAAAACTCGCCGGTTACGGCGGTGCAGATCGGCGACCCGATCACCCAGAAGCGGATGTTCGACTTCCTGATCCGGGCCCGTGACAAAGGACTGTACCGCTTTATCACTGACAACGGCGCAGGCGGTCTCTCCTCCTCCATCGGTGAGATGGCGGGCGAGTGCAACGGCTGCCGGATGGACCTGGCCAAGGCCCCCTTGAAATATCCCGGCCTTAATCCCTGGGAAATCCTGATCTCCGAGGCCCAGGAGCGGATGTCCATGGCGGTGCCGCCGGAAAAACTGGACGAGTTCATGGCCATGTCTAAACGCTTCGGCGTGGAATCAACCGTACTGGGTGAGTTTACCGACAGCGGCACCTTCCATATCCAGTACGGCGAAGCAACCGTGGCCTGGCTGCCGATGGAGTTCATGCACGAAGGCCTGCCGCCGATGCAGATTCCGGCCAAGTGGCAGCCACCGGTTACCCCGGAAGCACCGGCACAGCACAAGGAAGACTGGACCGCTGACCTTTTGGGACTGTTGGGCCAGCTCAACATCTGTTCCAAGGAGTCGGTGGTGCGGCGCTACGACCATGAAGTACAGGGTGGTTCCGTGGTCAAGCCGTTCACCGGCGTGACCAACGATGGCCCGTCTGATGCAGCGGTGGTCAGGCCGATCCTGGATTCCTACAAAGGGGTGGTGGTCTCCCACGGCATCTGCCCCCGTTATTCTGATATTGATGCCTACCACATGGCCGCTAATGCCATTGACGAGGCGCTGCGCAACTATGTGGCGGTGGGCGGTAACCCGGAGCACTGGGCCGGCCTGGACAATTTCTGCTGGTGCGACCCGGTCCTGTCGGAAAAGACCCCGGATGGTCCCTACAAGATGGCTCAACTGGTACGGGCCAACCAGGCGTTGCTGGATTACTGCGTACCGCTCAACCTGCCACTGATCTCCGGCAAGGATTCGATGAAGAACGACTTCTACGACGGCTCCACCAAGATCTCGATCCCGCCGACCCTGCTGTTCTCGGTGATCGGCACGATTCCGGATATCCGTAATGCCGTCACCATGGACTTCAAACGGCCCGGCGACATCATCTGCCTGCTGGGCGCCACCAAAGATGAATTGGGCGGTTCCGAATATCTGGCCATGCAGGGCTACACCGGCAACAAGGTGCCCAAAGTGGATCTTGCCTCGGCCCTGGCCCGTTACAAGGCACTGCACCAGGCCATTATGAACGGCCTGGTGGCATCCTGCCATGACCTGTCCGATGGCGGTCTGGCGGTGGCCCTGGCTGAGTCGTCCTTCTCCGGCGGTTTCGGCTGCCGGGTGGAACTGGGTAATGTCCATTTTGAGGGCGACCAGCGCTACCGCACTGACGAGGTGCTGTTGTTCTCTGAATCCGCCTCCCGCCTGCTGGTAACGGTACACCCGGCTCAGTGGTCGGCCTTTGAAGAGGCCATGGCCGGCACAACCTTCAGCCAGATCGGCCAGGTAGCAGATACTGACATGGTCAGCATTGCCGGACTGGAAGGCAAGACCGTGCTGCACAGCAGCCTGAAACAACTGAAAGAAGCCTGGCAGGCAACGCTGCGCGAGCTATGA
- a CDS encoding sensor domain-containing diguanylate cyclase: MIGPLSDISTAHQDSFYRQLLENIHDGVYFVDMNRIITFWNKGAERITGFTAEEVIGSGCRDNILVHVDAEGNELCSSACPLLLSATGDMPGSADVYLHHKDGHRVAVSVQASPVKDGDGTIIGAIESFRETSAPPFESLEFEELQRLALLDPLTETANRRYLEMKLQADLDKFQRYGIGVGVIFADIDHFKAFNDTYGHGLGDDILRVVARTLQGNVRSSDLAGRWGGEEFLIVVPHADAARLARLAEKLRRLVESCFVMHQEQRVTTTISMGTAVAHQGDTLEGLLERADQMLYKAKRAGRNCIMTDQQVTGPDEQTKENAA; the protein is encoded by the coding sequence ATGATCGGGCCACTGTCAGACATAAGCACAGCCCATCAGGATTCGTTCTACAGGCAACTGCTTGAGAACATTCATGATGGTGTGTACTTTGTTGACATGAACCGGATCATCACCTTCTGGAACAAGGGTGCGGAACGGATTACCGGCTTTACTGCGGAAGAGGTCATTGGGTCCGGATGCCGGGACAACATTCTGGTCCATGTTGATGCAGAGGGCAATGAACTGTGCAGCTCTGCCTGCCCGCTACTGTTGTCTGCAACCGGCGATATGCCGGGTAGTGCAGATGTCTACCTGCACCACAAGGATGGTCACCGTGTGGCGGTCTCGGTTCAGGCCTCACCGGTCAAGGATGGAGACGGTACGATAATCGGCGCCATTGAAAGCTTCAGAGAGACCTCTGCCCCCCCCTTTGAAAGCCTGGAGTTTGAAGAGTTGCAACGTCTGGCCCTGCTTGACCCGCTGACAGAGACAGCCAACCGGCGCTACCTGGAAATGAAACTGCAGGCGGATCTGGATAAATTTCAACGTTACGGCATCGGCGTCGGCGTCATCTTTGCCGACATCGATCATTTCAAGGCCTTTAACGACACCTACGGCCATGGGCTTGGCGATGATATCCTGCGCGTAGTTGCCCGGACCCTGCAGGGTAATGTACGCAGCAGCGACCTTGCCGGACGCTGGGGTGGCGAAGAATTCCTGATTGTCGTACCCCACGCCGATGCTGCACGGCTTGCCCGGCTGGCGGAAAAGCTGCGCAGACTGGTTGAAAGCTGTTTTGTCATGCACCAGGAACAGCGGGTAACGACAACCATCAGCATGGGAACTGCTGTCGCACATCAGGGAGATACCCTGGAGGGCCTGCTGGAAAGGGCTGACCAGATGTTGTACAAGGCAAAACGGGCAGGACGGAACTGTATTATGACCGACCAGCAAGTAACTGGTCCGGATGAACAGACAAAGGAAAACGCTGCATGA
- a CDS encoding phosphoribosylformylglycinamidine synthase subunit PurQ, with the protein MTPIRALVITGNGTNCETEAAHACRLGGFDEAVIAHIAEILSGQIRLDDFHFLNLTGGFLDGDDLGSAKAQANRLKNASVSGSGEKLVEQFTRFINAGKLVLGVCNGFQLMVKMGMLPALDGNNLNQTVTLCHNDCGRFQDRWCYLKADPASPCVFTKGIEKGIYLPVRHGEGKFLTDTPQTLERIEAGHLAVLKYSEAGYAEPTMEFPANPNGSTNAIAGLCDPTGRLMGLMPHPEAFVHYTQHPRWTREQLPEDGDGLILYKNAADFVRKNLL; encoded by the coding sequence ATGACACCGATACGAGCGCTGGTCATTACCGGCAATGGCACCAACTGTGAGACAGAGGCAGCCCACGCCTGTCGCCTGGGAGGCTTTGACGAGGCGGTCATCGCCCATATCGCCGAGATACTCTCCGGCCAGATCCGGCTGGACGACTTCCATTTTCTGAACCTGACCGGCGGTTTTCTGGACGGTGACGACCTGGGTAGCGCCAAAGCCCAGGCCAACCGCCTGAAAAATGCCTCGGTCAGCGGCAGTGGTGAGAAGCTGGTGGAGCAGTTTACCCGCTTCATCAATGCCGGCAAGCTGGTACTGGGGGTCTGCAACGGCTTCCAGTTGATGGTCAAGATGGGGATGCTGCCCGCCCTGGACGGTAACAACCTGAACCAGACCGTCACCCTCTGCCATAACGATTGCGGCCGTTTCCAGGATCGCTGGTGCTACCTGAAGGCCGATCCGGCCTCACCCTGCGTCTTTACCAAAGGGATTGAAAAAGGGATCTACCTGCCGGTACGCCACGGTGAAGGAAAATTCCTGACCGACACCCCCCAGACCCTGGAACGGATTGAGGCCGGTCACCTGGCGGTGCTCAAGTACAGTGAGGCCGGCTATGCTGAACCGACCATGGAATTCCCCGCCAACCCCAACGGCTCCACCAACGCCATTGCCGGGCTGTGTGACCCCACCGGCCGCCTGATGGGGCTGATGCCCCACCCGGAGGCCTTTGTCCACTATACCCAACATCCCCGCTGGACCCGTGAGCAGTTGCCGGAAGACGGTGACGGCCTGATCCTGTACAAAAATGCTGCCGACTTTGTGAGGAAAAACCTGCTATGA